One stretch of Patescibacteria group bacterium DNA includes these proteins:
- a CDS encoding MFS transporter encodes MNNCYLKKNLSQGFVSLYTGKMIAHIAYSVGSLFLPIFLYQIFNFEIRYVLYYYLACSLLYAFLVAFGAKFLNEVGFRDSLRASVLLGAIFYLSFYFINESNVKYLIWFPVVVIVLYRLAYWLPYHVDFAKFTDKKNRGKEFSILQSTRLLIGVVSPLLIGFIVDAVELKIMFILGAIIYLVSGIPYLTIPRTREKFSWGYFQTWKKFFSKKYRKIVFAYMADGAEQIVGVVIWPIFIWELLSGDLFKVGLISSLIVAVSIILQLTVGRYTDKINKNKILRVGSILYSLGWIIKIFIATAFQIFITSTYHNLARIFIRTPFDVLTYEKAADSGHYVDEFTVIHEIAMNVGKVLMLILVLVVSSFFGIQWTFILAALAALFFNFL; translated from the coding sequence ATGAATAATTGTTATTTAAAGAAAAATCTTTCGCAAGGTTTTGTTTCTCTTTACACAGGAAAAATGATCGCGCATATAGCTTATAGTGTCGGCTCTTTATTTTTGCCGATTTTTTTATATCAGATTTTTAATTTTGAAATAAGATATGTTTTGTATTATTATTTGGCATGCAGTTTATTATATGCTTTTTTAGTCGCTTTTGGCGCAAAATTTTTAAATGAAGTCGGTTTTAGAGATTCTTTGCGCGCTAGTGTTTTGTTAGGTGCTATATTTTATTTGTCTTTTTATTTTATTAATGAAAGCAATGTAAAATATTTAATTTGGTTTCCTGTAGTAGTTATTGTTTTATATCGCCTTGCTTATTGGCTTCCATATCATGTTGATTTTGCCAAATTTACTGACAAAAAAAACAGAGGAAAAGAATTTAGTATTTTGCAATCAACAAGATTATTAATAGGAGTTGTTTCACCGTTGTTAATCGGTTTTATAGTTGACGCTGTTGAGCTTAAAATAATGTTTATATTGGGAGCAATTATTTATCTTGTTTCAGGAATTCCTTATTTAACAATTCCAAGGACAAGAGAAAAATTTTCTTGGGGATATTTTCAGACTTGGAAAAAGTTTTTTAGCAAAAAATATAGAAAAATAGTTTTCGCTTATATGGCTGATGGCGCTGAACAAATAGTTGGAGTCGTAATCTGGCCGATTTTTATTTGGGAATTATTAAGCGGTGATTTGTTTAAAGTCGGATTGATTTCTTCTTTGATTGTCGCGGTTAGTATTATTTTACAATTAACAGTCGGCAGATATACTGACAAGATAAATAAGAATAAAATTTTGCGTGTTGGAAGTATACTTTATTCTTTAGGCTGGATTATAAAAATTTTTATTGCGACAGCATTTCAAATTTTTATTACTTCAACTTATCATAACTTGGCAAGAATTTTCATAAGAACGCCTTTTGATGTTTTAACTTATGAAAAAGCGGCTGACTCAGGGCATTATGTTGACGAGTTCACTGTTATTCATGAAATAGCAATGAATGTTGGAAAAGTTTTAATGCTGATTTTAGTTTTAGTTGTTTCTTCATTTTTCGGTATTCAATGGACTTTTATTTTAGCCGCTTTAGCAGCTTTATTTTTTAATTTTTTGTAA
- the rpsL gene encoding 30S ribosomal protein S12, with protein MPTINQLIRKGRKRIIKKSNTPALRTTLNSLKRKLRELPKGSPFKRGVCLKVTTVTPKKPNSALRKIARVRLSNGMEVTAYIPGVGHNLQEHSIVMIRGGRVSDLPGVRYHIVRGVYDTQGVEGRKQSRSLYGAKKEKTKK; from the coding sequence ATGCCTACAATAAATCAATTAATTAGAAAAGGCAGAAAAAGGATTATTAAAAAATCTAATACTCCTGCTTTACGAACTACTCTTAATTCATTGAAGCGAAAATTAAGAGAATTGCCAAAAGGAAGCCCCTTCAAACGCGGTGTTTGTTTAAAAGTTACAACAGTTACTCCTAAAAAACCAAATTCAGCTTTAAGAAAAATTGCTAGAGTGCGACTTTCTAATGGAATGGAAGTCACGGCTTATATACCAGGCGTTGGACATAATTTGCAGGAGCATTCAATTGTTATGATTCGCGGTGGAAGAGTGAGCGATTTGCCAGGCGTGCGTTATCATATAGTAAGGGGAGTTTATGACACTCAAGGCGTTGAGGGCAGAAAACAGAGCAGAAGTTTATATGGAGCAAAAAAAGAAAAAACTAAAAAATAG
- the rpsG gene encoding 30S ribosomal protein S7, translating to MRGKQAVKRKIKPDAKFNNLNVAKFINYLMERGKKTIAQEIIYDAFDIIEKKVQKDPLAVFERAIKNVTPVLEVKGRRVGGANYQVPIMVKGTRKFQLASRWIITAAKSRKGRPMKEKLAFELMDAAKEEGLAIKKKQDVQRMAESNRAFAHFARY from the coding sequence ATGAGAGGAAAACAAGCAGTAAAAAGAAAAATAAAACCAGACGCGAAATTTAATAATCTTAATGTCGCAAAGTTTATAAATTATTTAATGGAAAGAGGCAAAAAAACAATTGCCCAAGAAATTATTTATGATGCTTTTGACATTATAGAAAAAAAAGTTCAAAAAGATCCTTTAGCTGTTTTTGAGCGCGCTATTAAAAATGTGACTCCTGTTCTTGAAGTAAAAGGGAGACGAGTTGGAGGAGCTAATTATCAAGTTCCAATAATGGTTAAAGGAACCAGAAAATTTCAATTAGCAAGTCGTTGGATTATTACGGCCGCAAAATCGCGAAAGGGAAGGCCAATGAAAGAAAAATTAGCTTTTGAATTAATGGACGCGGCAAAAGAAGAAGGTTTAGCTATTAAGAAAAAACAGGATGTTCAAAGAATGGCGGAATCAAATCGCGCGTTTGCTCATTTTGCAAGATACTAA
- the fusA gene encoding elongation factor G has protein sequence MMREYSLEKTRNIGIIAHIDAGKTTVTERILYYTGKKHKIGEVHNGEAEMDWMEQEQERGITITSAATTCFWKDHNINIIDTPGHIDFTAEVQRSLRVLDGGVVIFDGVAGVEPQSETVWRQADKFKVPRIAFVNKLDRTGADFFYDLKTIYERLTKDAHPIQLPIGAEADFKGIIDLIEEKAIIYKDDMGTDFEETEIPKDMADKSEEYRKKLIEAVVENDEELMNKYLEGKEISNNELKKTLRKAVIDNKIIPVLCGSALKNKGVQFLLDAVIEYLPSPLEVPAVEGKDLFNEEKIIKIDTSDSAPFTALAFKIAIDPFVGKLCFFRVYGGTLKSGSYVLNVNTNTKERIGRIVKLHANHREEVSEVYAGEIAAAVGLKKTFTGHSLTDVDYPVILETITFPEPVISVAIEPKTKVDQEKMGIALQKLAEEDPTFRIRTDEDTAQTIISGMGELHLDIIIDRMKREFKVEANIGQPQVAYKETIKSEAKAQGKYIHQSGGRGQYGDCWLKLEPLQKDKDDKDKKEFEFVNEIKGASIPNEYIPAIEKGVKGAMSNGVVAGYPMLNIKVTVYDGSYHEVDSSEVAFKIAANRGFQEAAKNADPIILEPIMSVEVVTPENFMGDVIGDLNSKRGQIGQMEDRGHGVAQAKVITAKVPLAEMFGYATQLRSMTQGRASYSMEFLEYSEAPKNITEKIVEGKQK, from the coding sequence ATTATGAGAGAATATTCATTAGAAAAAACAAGAAATATCGGGATTATCGCCCATATTGATGCTGGTAAGACAACTGTTACCGAGCGTATTTTGTATTACACTGGGAAAAAGCATAAAATTGGAGAAGTCCATAATGGAGAAGCCGAAATGGATTGGATGGAGCAGGAGCAGGAAAGAGGAATTACAATTACATCAGCCGCTACAACTTGTTTTTGGAAAGATCACAATATTAATATTATTGATACTCCTGGGCATATTGATTTTACGGCGGAAGTTCAGCGCTCTTTGCGTGTGCTTGACGGAGGCGTTGTTATTTTTGACGGAGTCGCCGGAGTGGAGCCTCAATCAGAAACAGTTTGGAGGCAAGCTGACAAATTTAAAGTTCCGCGAATAGCTTTTGTTAACAAACTTGACAGAACGGGAGCTGATTTTTTTTATGATTTAAAAACAATTTATGAAAGGCTTACAAAAGACGCGCATCCAATTCAACTTCCTATTGGCGCGGAAGCTGATTTTAAGGGGATTATTGATTTAATTGAAGAAAAAGCAATTATATATAAAGATGATATGGGGACTGATTTTGAAGAAACTGAAATTCCAAAAGATATGGCAGATAAGTCTGAAGAATATCGTAAAAAATTAATAGAAGCTGTTGTTGAAAATGATGAAGAATTAATGAATAAATATTTAGAAGGCAAAGAAATTTCAAATAATGAATTAAAAAAGACATTAAGGAAAGCTGTTATTGATAATAAAATTATTCCTGTCTTGTGCGGAAGCGCTTTGAAAAATAAGGGAGTTCAATTTTTATTAGACGCTGTTATTGAATATTTGCCGTCTCCGCTTGAAGTTCCGGCTGTTGAAGGCAAAGACCTATTTAACGAAGAAAAAATTATAAAAATAGATACTTCTGATTCAGCGCCTTTTACGGCGTTAGCTTTTAAGATTGCCATTGATCCTTTTGTTGGAAAACTTTGTTTTTTTAGAGTTTACGGTGGCACATTAAAATCAGGATCTTATGTATTAAATGTTAATACAAACACAAAAGAAAGAATTGGCAGAATTGTAAAACTTCATGCTAACCATCGTGAAGAAGTTAGTGAAGTTTATGCCGGAGAAATCGCCGCGGCAGTTGGATTAAAAAAAACTTTTACGGGCCATTCATTAACTGACGTTGATTATCCTGTAATTTTAGAAACAATTACATTTCCAGAGCCTGTTATTTCAGTCGCTATTGAGCCAAAAACAAAAGTTGATCAGGAAAAAATGGGGATAGCTTTGCAAAAGCTGGCAGAAGAAGATCCGACTTTTAGAATAAGAACAGATGAGGACACTGCGCAAACTATAATTTCTGGAATGGGAGAACTTCATCTTGATATTATTATAGACAGAATGAAACGCGAATTTAAAGTAGAGGCAAATATTGGGCAGCCTCAAGTCGCGTATAAAGAAACAATAAAATCAGAAGCAAAAGCGCAAGGAAAATATATTCATCAATCAGGCGGCCGCGGACAATATGGAGATTGCTGGTTAAAATTAGAGCCTTTGCAAAAAGATAAAGACGACAAAGATAAAAAAGAATTTGAATTTGTTAATGAAATAAAAGGCGCCTCTATTCCAAATGAATATATCCCAGCGATTGAAAAAGGAGTTAAAGGAGCTATGTCTAACGGAGTTGTTGCAGGTTATCCAATGCTTAACATAAAAGTAACGGTTTATGACGGATCATATCATGAAGTTGATTCATCAGAGGTTGCTTTTAAAATAGCTGCTAACCGCGGTTTTCAAGAAGCGGCAAAAAACGCTGATCCGATTATTTTAGAGCCGATTATGTCAGTTGAGGTTGTTACGCCTGAAAATTTTATGGGAGATGTCATCGGAGATTTAAATTCCAAGAGAGGACAGATCGGTCAAATGGAAGATAGAGGCCATGGAGTTGCGCAAGCAAAGGTTATCACGGCAAAAGTTCCTTTAGCTGAAATGTTTGGATACGCAACGCAATTACGTTCAATGACGCAGGGCAGAGCTTCGTATTCTATGGAATTTTTAGAATATAGTGAAGCTCCAAAAAATATTACAGAGAAAATTGTGGAAGGCAAGCAGAAATAA
- the tuf gene encoding elongation factor Tu, which translates to MAEKFERTKPHVNIGTIGHVDHGKTTLTAAMLKVFNAKGMQASDKSVDQIDAAPEEKERGITIATAHVEYESESRHYAHVDCPGHADYVKNMITGAAQMDGAILVVAATDGPMPQTREHILLARQVGVPYIVVFLNKVDQVEEPELIDLVEQEVRDLLNKYDFPGDDTPIIRGSALKALENPNDEEAVKPILDLLKAVDEHIPEPKRDVDKPFLMPIEDIFSIEGRGTVVTGRIERGIVKVNEEIEIIGLGETRKTVVTGVEMFNKSLDEGRAGDNAGILLRGTKKDEVERGQVLTKPGTVTPHTEFEGEVYVLSKEEGGRHKPFFKGYKPQFYIRTTDVTGEVTLPEGTEMVMPGDTVKFIVKLISPIALEEQQKFAIREGGKTVGAGVVTKIIK; encoded by the coding sequence ATGGCAGAAAAATTTGAAAGAACAAAGCCCCATGTTAACATTGGGACTATTGGTCATGTTGATCATGGGAAAACTACTTTAACGGCAGCAATGCTGAAAGTTTTTAACGCGAAAGGAATGCAAGCGTCTGATAAAAGTGTGGATCAGATTGACGCTGCTCCTGAAGAAAAAGAGCGTGGAATTACTATTGCTACGGCTCATGTTGAGTATGAATCAGAAAGTAGGCATTACGCCCATGTTGATTGCCCAGGTCATGCTGATTATGTAAAAAATATGATTACTGGCGCCGCGCAGATGGATGGAGCTATTTTAGTTGTCGCGGCTACTGATGGACCAATGCCTCAAACAAGAGAGCATATTCTTTTGGCGCGCCAAGTTGGCGTTCCTTATATTGTAGTGTTTTTGAATAAAGTTGATCAAGTTGAGGAACCAGAACTAATAGATTTGGTTGAACAAGAAGTAAGAGATTTGCTTAATAAATATGATTTTCCCGGCGACGACACTCCTATAATCAGGGGATCAGCTTTAAAAGCGTTAGAAAATCCAAATGACGAAGAAGCAGTAAAACCGATTTTAGATTTGTTAAAAGCTGTTGATGAGCATATTCCAGAGCCAAAAAGAGATGTTGACAAACCATTTTTAATGCCTATTGAAGATATTTTTTCAATTGAAGGGCGTGGAACAGTTGTTACTGGAAGAATTGAAAGGGGGATTGTAAAGGTCAATGAAGAAATTGAAATTATTGGACTTGGAGAAACAAGAAAAACAGTCGTAACAGGCGTTGAAATGTTTAATAAATCTTTAGATGAAGGTAGAGCTGGCGATAATGCTGGAATTTTATTAAGAGGAACTAAAAAAGACGAAGTTGAAAGAGGTCAAGTTTTGACAAAACCAGGGACTGTTACTCCTCACACAGAATTTGAAGGTGAAGTTTATGTGTTAAGTAAAGAAGAGGGCGGAAGACATAAACCATTTTTTAAAGGATATAAGCCTCAATTTTATATTAGAACAACAGATGTAACAGGAGAGGTGACTTTACCTGAAGGAACAGAAATGGTAATGCCCGGCGATACTGTAAAATTCATTGTAAAATTGATTAGCCCCATTGCTTTGGAAGAACAGCAAAAGTTTGCTATTCGTGAAGGCGGAAAAACTGTTGGAGCTGGAGTTGTTACTAAAATTATAAAATAA
- the rpsJ gene encoding 30S ribosomal protein S10, whose amino-acid sequence MTTKKIPIKDTDKKEENSTQRIRVKIKAFDSKIIDQSTRTIIETAERSGAKAKGPIPLPTEIKKHTVLRSTFVHKDSRDQYEMRIHKRLVDIVDLTPKTVEDLTTLNLPSGVNIEIKM is encoded by the coding sequence ATGACAACGAAGAAAATTCCCATAAAAGATACTGATAAAAAAGAAGAAAATTCAACTCAAAGAATTCGCGTTAAAATTAAAGCTTTTGACAGTAAAATAATTGATCAATCAACTAGAACAATTATTGAGACCGCTGAAAGATCAGGCGCAAAAGCCAAGGGTCCAATTCCTTTGCCAACTGAAATCAAAAAACATACTGTTTTAAGATCAACATTTGTGCATAAAGACTCTCGGGACCAGTATGAAATGCGGATACATAAAAGATTAGTTGATATAGTTGATCTTACGCCTAAAACAGTTGAGGATTTAACAACTTTAAATTTGCCGTCAGGAGTGAATATTGAAATAAAAATGTAA
- the rplC gene encoding 50S ribosomal protein L3, producing the protein MKFILGKKQEMSQIYKDDKVIPITNIKIGPCNVVQIKTAEKDGYNAVQIGYGFKKGMTKPEKGHLKKVLNFAKSASQDILKFRYLKEFRIDKTEFKQGDLLDINSFVVGDKVKATGISKGKGFQGVVKRHGFKCQPTTHGTKDQVRMPGSIGATGPAHVFKGTKMGGQMGNSNITVANLEIIEIDKDNNLIKVKGAVPGHRNSLIAIKSDGEMKVVESEKNI; encoded by the coding sequence ATGAAATTTATTTTAGGGAAAAAACAAGAAATGTCGCAGATTTATAAGGACGACAAAGTAATTCCGATTACAAATATTAAAATCGGTCCTTGTAATGTTGTCCAAATAAAAACTGCTGAAAAAGACGGATATAATGCTGTTCAGATTGGGTATGGATTTAAAAAAGGAATGACAAAGCCTGAAAAAGGCCATTTGAAAAAAGTTTTAAATTTCGCAAAATCAGCTTCGCAAGATATTTTAAAATTCAGATATTTAAAAGAATTTAGAATTGATAAAACAGAATTTAAGCAGGGTGACTTATTAGACATTAACAGTTTTGTTGTAGGAGATAAAGTTAAAGCTACTGGAATTTCAAAAGGAAAAGGATTTCAAGGAGTTGTGAAACGACATGGATTTAAATGTCAGCCAACAACTCATGGAACAAAAGATCAGGTTAGAATGCCAGGGTCAATTGGAGCCACAGGTCCTGCTCATGTTTTTAAAGGAACAAAAATGGGCGGACAAATGGGGAATAGCAATATAACGGTTGCTAATTTAGAAATCATTGAAATTGATAAAGATAATAATTTAATTAAAGTTAAAGGCGCTGTGCCAGGACATAGAAATAGTTTAATAGCTATTAAATCAGACGGCGAAATGAAAGTAGTTGAAAGCGAAAAAAATATTTAA